Proteins encoded together in one Mus caroli chromosome 4, CAROLI_EIJ_v1.1, whole genome shotgun sequence window:
- the Magoh gene encoding protein mago nashi homolog — protein MESDFYLRYYVGHKGKFGHEFLEFEFRPDGKLRYANNSNYKNDVMIRKEAYVHKSVMEELKRIIDDSEITKEDDALWPPPDRVGRQELEIVIGDEHISFTTSKIGSLIDVNQSKDPEGLRVFYYLVQDLKCLVFSLIGLHFKIKPI, from the exons ATGGAGAGTGACTTTTACCTGCGTTATTACGTGGGCCACAAAGGCAAGTTCGGTCATGAGTTCCTGGAGTTTGAATTCCGACCTGACG gTAAATTGCGATACGCCAACAACAGCAATTACAAAAATGACGTCATGATCAGGAAAGAG GCTTATGTGCATAAAAGTGTGATGGAAGAGTTAAAGAGAATTATTGATGACAGTGAAATCACCAAAGAAGACGATGCTCTGTGGCCCCCTCCTGACCGCGTGGGCCGGCAG gaGCTTGAAATTGTCATTGGAGATGAACACATTTCTTTTACAACATCAAAAATTGGTTCCCTTATTGATGTCAACCAGTCCAA gGATCCGGAAGGCTTGCGAGTATTTTATTATCTTGTCCAGGACCTGAAGTGTTTAGTCTTCAGTCTGATTGGATTACACTTCAAGATTAAACCAATCTAG